One Natrinema longum genomic window, ATGGCGATCGAGCCGCTGGCGGCTGCGGAAGCGTCGGACTAGTCGCCGACGAGCGAGGCGAGGTCGTTCCTTCGTTCGGACTTCGGAGACGCGAATAGCCAGAGACGCTCCCTTCTTTAGACCACGCGAGCGGATGGGGAACTGAGTGACCCGCGAGCAGCGAGGGAGTTTCCGTTCGCCTCTCCGGTGATTCCGTGGAACGTGATAGTACTCCCGTAAGAAGCGTCTTTACCACTGACTCGTTAGAACGGGTCAGTGCAATCCCGCGTCGCCGTGCTCGCGTTCGTCGTGTTGCTCCTCGGCAGTTGCCCGGCCGCCGTCGGTGCCCTCGAGCCGGCACGACCGATCGATGGGACAGTCGCCGCTGACTCGAGCGGCGGGTCCGGCGAGTCGCTGCCCTCGGTCGGAACGAACAGCGAGGCGGTCGCGACGAGTCACGCCGAGGACGTGCTCTCCCGGACGACCGTCCTTCGGCACCGGCCGGCCGATCCCGACGTGTTCGAAGCGACGTTGACCGTCGGCGTTCCGGATTCGGTGACGGAACTCGAGATCGAACTCGAGCGGGGTGCAACCGTCGAGTCGATGGCGGGCTTCGAACGGACCGGCGAGCGGACGTTCCGGTGGACGGAGGACCGCGAGGAGGCGACGATCCGGTATACGATGCCGGCGGATCGGCGGGGCGAGGGCGAGCGAGGCGGGGCCCGCTCGGCGAGTGACGGCTACGCGTTCGTCGACACCGGTGACTGGGGCGTCGTGGCGGTCCCCGACGTCGGACTCTCGCTGCGCCGAACCGAACCGGTCGGGCTCGAGAAGACGGTTCGGGTCGACGGATCGGGGGCGACCGGCGGCGACATCGCCTTCTTCGGTTCGGTTCGGGAGTACGAGCGAGCCGTCGACGGCGGGACGATCAGGCTGGTCGTCCCCGACGCGGCGACGCTTCGGGAGTCCCCGGACGCGATCCTCACGAGCCTCGCCGACGCACGCGAGCGCCTCGAGGTCGGGGCGCGAAACGACGAGGTGTTCGTGGTCGCGGTCCCACACGAGGTCGACTGGGGATCTCGCGGGATTCAGTACGGGCAGTCGGACGCGTGGGTCGTCGACGATGCCACCCTCGACGATCCGAACCCGGTGTGGCTCCACGAGTACGTCCACACTCGCCAGCGCTTCTCCGGGCCGGAGACGGGGATCGAACCGGAGGCGGAGTGGATCGTCGAAGGACAGGCGGACTACTATGCGGGGCTGCTCGCACTCGAGAACGGTCGGACCGAGTTCGACGAGTTCAAGCGGCTCCTCGAGCGGGGTGAGCAGTCTCCCGACGCCGACGGGACGCTCGTCGACCGCTCGACCTGGGGCGACGAACGGACCCACTACGTGAAAGGGGCACTCGTCTACGGCGAGATCGACCGCCGGCTCCGGCTCGAGACGGACGGCGACCGGACGCTCGCGGACGTGTTCCGATCGTTGAACGCCCACGAAGAGGCGGTGACCGAGGCGCAGTTCCTGGCGGCGATCGAGGACGCCGGCGGTGTGACGGTTCGTGCCGTCGCCGAGCGGTACACGCGGACCAACGCGAGCCCGGAGATGTGGACCCGGAGCCAGCACGCCGCCGCCTTCGACCAGCCGGTCGCGGTCTTCGAGTACGGGCTCGGACCCGGCTCGCTCGAGGTGGCGGACGGCGCGTGGGAACGGGAGCTCCCGCTGGCGTCGGCCGATACTGACAGCGAGGAGCGCGACGCGATCGCGATCCCGGTCGGTGAATCCGTTACGATTCCGGGCAGAGTCTCGAACGTCGGCGAGCGCGAGGGTGTCTACGATGCGACCCTCCAGGTCGACGGACGGGTAGTCGATCACTACTCGGGGCGGCTCACACCTGGCGCGGAGACGAGCCATCGGTTCTCGTGGACGCCGTCCGAGCCCGGGGAGTACGAGGTTCGTGTCGGTTCGGAGCGGCTGCCCGTCGTCGTCCGCTCGTCGGCGAGCGTGACCGTCACCGACCTGCGGGTTACGCCCGACAGCACCGACCCCGGCGAGCCGGTCACCGCGACGGCGACGGTCGAGGCCGCCGACGACCGACCGGCCGCGGCGATCCTCGCGTTCAAAACCGTCGACGGGGTCGTCGCTGAGCGCCCGGTCGCGATCCGGCCCGGCGAGACGGCGACGGTCGATGCCGACCTCCGGTTCGACGAGGACGGGCGGTACGAGATCGCCGTCGGCGAACGGACCGCCACGGTCAGTGTCGGCGGCCCGCTGACGACGCTCGAGGAGATGCCCGGCTTCGGCCTCTCGGCGGCGCTCGCTGCCGTCGGCATCGTGTGTGTCCGGCTAGTGCTGGCGCGTCGTCGCTGACGCTCGAGTGCTGGTGGGCGTCGCGCGTCGACCGTCGTAGGCGTACGAACGCTGATATGGTACGGCTGCTATCTGTCGTGCATGAGTGGATCCGACGAACTCGCCCTTCTCGCGATCGACACGCTCGATTCGGAGGTGGCGATCGTCGATTCCGACGGATTGATCGTCTACACGAACGCGGCGTGGCAGGAATTCGCGCTCGAGGGCGGGTTTCCCGCCGATCCTGCGATGGTCGGCTCGAACTATCTCGAGGTCTGTGAATCGAGTCGCGACGACGATCCGTACGCCGAACGGGCCTGTGAGGACATCGAAGCGCTGCTCGACGGCCGCGAGGAACACGTCCAACTGGAGTATCCCTGTCCGACGCCCGAGGACCCGCTCTCGTGGTTTCTGATGTGGGCGACGACGTTCGAACGCGATGGGGAGCTGTACGTTCTCGTCGAACATTTCGATATCTCCGATCGAAAGCGGATCGAACGCGAGATCGAGGAGCGAAACGAACGCCTCTCGACGGTGTCGCGTGTCCTGTCACACGACCTCCGAAACCCGCTGGCGGTCGCGCTTGGCTACACGGAACTGCTCGCGACGGACCCGTCACCGGAGACCGTCGCGGCCGTCCGCGCCGCTCTCCACCGGATGGACGCCATCATCGACGACGCGGTGACGCTCTCGAAGCAGGAACTCGACGACGTCCACG contains:
- a CDS encoding CARDB domain-containing protein, producing MQSRVAVLAFVVLLLGSCPAAVGALEPARPIDGTVAADSSGGSGESLPSVGTNSEAVATSHAEDVLSRTTVLRHRPADPDVFEATLTVGVPDSVTELEIELERGATVESMAGFERTGERTFRWTEDREEATIRYTMPADRRGEGERGGARSASDGYAFVDTGDWGVVAVPDVGLSLRRTEPVGLEKTVRVDGSGATGGDIAFFGSVREYERAVDGGTIRLVVPDAATLRESPDAILTSLADARERLEVGARNDEVFVVAVPHEVDWGSRGIQYGQSDAWVVDDATLDDPNPVWLHEYVHTRQRFSGPETGIEPEAEWIVEGQADYYAGLLALENGRTEFDEFKRLLERGEQSPDADGTLVDRSTWGDERTHYVKGALVYGEIDRRLRLETDGDRTLADVFRSLNAHEEAVTEAQFLAAIEDAGGVTVRAVAERYTRTNASPEMWTRSQHAAAFDQPVAVFEYGLGPGSLEVADGAWERELPLASADTDSEERDAIAIPVGESVTIPGRVSNVGEREGVYDATLQVDGRVVDHYSGRLTPGAETSHRFSWTPSEPGEYEVRVGSERLPVVVRSSASVTVTDLRVTPDSTDPGEPVTATATVEAADDRPAAAILAFKTVDGVVAERPVAIRPGETATVDADLRFDEDGRYEIAVGERTATVSVGGPLTTLEEMPGFGLSAALAAVGIVCVRLVLARRR
- a CDS encoding ATP-binding protein, whose amino-acid sequence is MSGSDELALLAIDTLDSEVAIVDSDGLIVYTNAAWQEFALEGGFPADPAMVGSNYLEVCESSRDDDPYAERACEDIEALLDGREEHVQLEYPCPTPEDPLSWFLMWATTFERDGELYVLVEHFDISDRKRIEREIEERNERLSTVSRVLSHDLRNPLAVALGYTELLATDPSPETVAAVRAALHRMDAIIDDAVTLSKQELDDVHVVDLHSVVEDVWTVIETDGATLERGETIAFEADRSILSSIFQNLFRNAIEHGGDGVTIGVGALEDVRGFYVEDDGPGIPADRREDAFEVGYSSGSTRDNTGLGLSIVTNAVDVHDWRIDVLESRSGGARFEITVAD